The Sphaerospermopsis torques-reginae ITEP-024 genome has a window encoding:
- a CDS encoding Uma2 family endonuclease, whose protein sequence is MIIAQDLEQTKDISPDVIFPPSDLYSDEPPVETELHLRQIILLLQCLEWLWKDRTDFYTAGNLTIYYSPHQKKNENLRGPDFFVVLGTERKTRKSWVVWDEDGKYPNVIIEILSPSTANSDKVTKKELYQNTFRTPDYFWFDPYTLEFSGFYLTNGQYQPLEPNENGYLWSEQLGLYLGVHEGLLRYFTPEGELVPTPEETAEEETKKAVKSEKRANQEAKRAAQADARAERLAAKLRELNIDPENI, encoded by the coding sequence ACAAAAGACATCTCCCCAGATGTCATCTTTCCCCCCAGTGATTTATATAGTGATGAACCACCCGTGGAAACCGAACTGCATCTACGACAAATTATTTTACTTTTGCAATGCTTAGAATGGTTATGGAAAGATAGAACAGATTTCTATACTGCAGGAAATTTAACTATTTATTATAGTCCTCACCAGAAAAAAAATGAAAATCTCAGAGGTCCTGATTTTTTTGTGGTTTTAGGAACAGAACGCAAAACCCGGAAAAGTTGGGTAGTGTGGGATGAAGATGGGAAATATCCCAATGTAATTATCGAAATTCTTTCACCCAGTACAGCTAACAGTGATAAAGTAACTAAAAAAGAACTTTATCAAAATACCTTTAGAACACCTGATTATTTTTGGTTTGATCCTTATACATTAGAGTTTTCCGGTTTCTATTTAACAAATGGTCAATATCAACCTTTAGAACCCAATGAAAACGGATATTTATGGAGTGAACAATTAGGTTTATATTTAGGAGTGCATGAGGGTTTATTAAGGTATTTTACCCCTGAAGGTGAGTTAGTACCAACACCAGAAGAAACCGCAGAAGAGGAAACTAAGAAAGCAGTAAAATCAGAGAAAAGAGCAAACCAAGAAGCTAAACGAGCAGCACAAGCAGACGCAAGAGCAGAACGTTTAGCGGCAAAATTGCGAGAATTAAATATTGATCCTGAGAACATTTAA
- a CDS encoding TldD/PmbA family protein, with the protein MQIEELSILENNFNQLIEMLLAKKADSEHFTVRLNSERSQFTRFNRAKVRQTGLVADGSITLTLMENQRSSFCKFPFTGNWDIDWQTAYQALQDLREELHLLPVDPYLVLPTGNNVSREVHTGLLAPENVVNSILESVADLDFTGMYAGGIIIRGYSDSSGQKHWFATDSFNLDYSLIIESGKAVKGTFAGSEWDESAYVDKINDGKKQLALLSLEPKELPRGNYKTYFAPAAVAELLGMLSWGAISEASIQQGNSALSALSRQEKQLSSKFVLKENFTSGLVPRFNDLGEISPEELTLIENGVLVSSLVNSRTAKEYNKPANGANSSETLRSPEIKTGNLAFADILRSLDTGLYVSNLHYLNWSDRQTARITGMTRYACFWVEKGEIVAPIENLRFDESLYRCWGSENLVALTKFQELIPEVGTYESRQLGGSLVPGMLVEDFTYTL; encoded by the coding sequence ATGCAAATTGAAGAATTATCAATCTTAGAAAATAACTTTAATCAACTGATAGAAATGCTGCTTGCAAAAAAAGCAGATAGTGAACATTTTACCGTCAGACTTAACAGCGAAAGAAGTCAATTTACCCGCTTTAATCGTGCTAAAGTTAGACAAACAGGACTGGTTGCTGATGGTTCAATTACCCTAACTTTAATGGAAAATCAGCGCAGTAGTTTCTGTAAATTTCCTTTTACTGGAAACTGGGATATAGATTGGCAAACTGCATACCAAGCTTTACAAGATTTACGAGAAGAATTACATCTATTACCAGTCGATCCTTATTTGGTTTTACCTACAGGAAATAATGTTAGTAGAGAAGTACATACAGGTTTATTAGCACCGGAAAATGTGGTTAATTCTATTTTAGAATCGGTTGCTGATTTAGATTTTACTGGTATGTATGCTGGCGGAATAATTATTAGAGGTTATAGTGATTCTAGCGGACAAAAACACTGGTTTGCAACTGATTCTTTTAATTTAGATTATTCTTTAATTATCGAATCAGGAAAAGCGGTAAAAGGTACTTTTGCTGGTAGTGAATGGGATGAATCTGCTTATGTAGATAAGATAAATGATGGTAAAAAACAATTAGCTTTATTGTCTCTTGAACCCAAAGAATTACCCAGAGGAAATTATAAAACCTATTTTGCTCCTGCTGCTGTAGCGGAATTATTGGGAATGCTTTCTTGGGGTGCTATTAGTGAAGCTTCTATCCAACAGGGAAATAGTGCTTTATCTGCTTTATCACGTCAAGAAAAACAACTTTCATCTAAATTCGTTTTAAAAGAAAATTTCACATCTGGTTTAGTTCCCAGATTTAATGATTTAGGAGAAATATCACCAGAGGAATTAACTTTAATAGAAAATGGTGTTTTGGTAAGTAGTTTAGTTAATTCTCGCACAGCTAAGGAATATAATAAACCTGCCAATGGTGCTAATAGTTCAGAAACTTTACGTTCTCCAGAAATCAAAACAGGTAATTTAGCTTTTGCTGATATTTTACGCAGTTTAGATACTGGGTTGTATGTTTCTAATTTGCATTATTTAAATTGGAGCGATCGCCAAACTGCTAGAATTACAGGTATGACTCGTTATGCCTGTTTTTGGGTAGAAAAAGGAGAAATAGTCGCCCCCATAGAAAACCTCCGTTTTGATGAAAGTCTCTACCGTTGTTGGGGATCAGAAAATTTAGTTGCTTTAACCAAATTTCAAGAATTGATTCCCGAAGTGGGAACTTATGAAAGTCGTCAATTAGGTGGTAGTTTAGTTCCAGGAATGCTGGTGGAAGATTTCACCTACACTTTGTAG